The following are encoded in a window of Castanea sativa cultivar Marrone di Chiusa Pesio chromosome 5, ASM4071231v1 genomic DNA:
- the LOC142635160 gene encoding uncharacterized protein LOC142635160, with protein sequence MVDATIGHEALSFMDGSSGYNQIRMAPEDEEFTAFRTPKGIHYYKVMSFGLKNSGATYQRAIKGQALANFLADHLIPADCELSDDFLDEDVLYTKVLPPWMMFFNRAAQQEESGAGVVFVSPQKQVLPFAFVLSEPCSNNVAEYQALITSLQIALDMKISYLEVYGDSKLMATQRTEKFDGVSLEHIPKNKNRIANALANLATTLALSEGEKANVPVFNCWVLSYMEEYVSETNAISISIVEDEDWPQPLIDYLEHGKLPEDPRHRTEVRQRAPRSIHYKGTLYRRSFDGLFL encoded by the exons ATGGTTGATGCGACTATTGGTCATGAAGCATTATCATTCATGGATGGCTCGTCAGGATATAACCAAATTCGAATGGCACCCGAGGATGAAGAGTTCACCGCTTTTCGAACTCCAAAGGGGATCCACTATTATAAGGTGATGTCTTTTGGGCTTAAGAATTCCGGGGCAACATATCAACGG GCCATCAAGGGGCAAGCACTAGCAAATTTCCTTGCCGATCATCTTATTCCTGCCGATTGTGAGCTCTCAGATGATTTTCTAGATGAAGATGTATTGTATACTAAAGTCCTCCCACCTTGGATGATGTTCTTCAATAGGGCCGCGCAGCAAGAAGAATCTGGTGCTGGGGTTGTTTTTGTGTCGCCACAAAAACAAGTGTTACCATTCGCCTTTGTGCTTAGTGAACCATGTTCAAACAACGTTGCTGAGTATCAAGCCCTTATTACCAGCCTCCAAATAGCCCTTGATATGAAGATCTCATACTTAGAAGTCTACGGTGATTCCAAGTTG ATGGCTACGCAACGAACTGAAAAGTTTGACGGAGTTTCCTTGGAgcatattcccaaaaacaagaaTAGGATAGCAAATGCTCTAGCCAACCTAGCCACCACGTTGGCTCTGTCAGAGGGTGAAAAGGCAAATGTCCCTGTCTTCAACTGTTGGGTGCTCTCTTACATGGAAGAATATGTGAGTGAGACGAATGCCATATCAATATCTATAGTGGAGGATGAAGATTGGCCCCAACCCCTGATTGATTACTTGGAACATGGTAAGCTACCCGAAGATCCCCGCCATAGGACTGAGGTACGGCAAAGGGCGCCTCGTTCTATACACTACAAGGGCACATTATACAGGAGGTCTTTTGACGGTCTATTCTTATGA
- the LOC142635161 gene encoding uncharacterized protein LOC142635161 → MASPKTVKEVQKLTGRIAALNRFVSKAIDKCLPFFKTLKQAFSWTDECEAAFQELKRYLSSPPILSPSKAGENLYLYLAASATVVSAALIRVEDKKQLPVYYVSQAFQGAEARTAIKAQALADFIAEFTLPEDDDGKNESDSKLAIGQIREEYEAKEERMQKYLKLIKHLACGFDKLDFVRIPRNQNATTDEVAKMASSEEEPTNSEILMEIQKHPSIEEVPIFSIQNIGGWMEPIVSYLQDGHLPRDSVEARKADATELVKRCDKCQRFGNVQRLPAEKMTTITSLWPFTQWGIDIVGPLPQGRGQVRFLLVAIDYFTKWVEAEAMATITEARIRSFVWRNIICRFGIP, encoded by the exons ATGGCATCACCCAAGAccgtcaaagaagtccaaaagctcacggGAAGGATAgctgcactcaataggttcgtctctaaagcaatAGACAAATGTCTTCCCTTTTTCAAAACGTTGAAGCAGGCTTTCTCCTGGACTGACGAATGTGAAGCAGCCTTTCAAGAGCTCAAGCGGTACCTCAGTAGCCCGCCCATCTTGAGTCCCTCAAAGGCAGGGGAAAACCTTTACTTATACCTGGCAGCATCAGCCACAGTCGTCAGTGCAGCCTTAATTAGAGTGGAGGATAAGAAGCAGCTTCCAGTTTACTATGTCAGTCAAGCCTTCCAGGGAGCAGAGGCCAG aacggccatcaaggcgcaagctctaGCAGACTTCATAGCCGAGTTCACCCTTCCAGAAGATGACGACGGCAAAAATGAG AGTGACTCAAAGCTGGCAATAGGGCAGATCCgggaagagtatgaggcgaaagaagagaggatgcagaagtacctcaagctGATTAAACATTTAGCCTGTGGGTTCGATAAGTTGGATTTCGTTCGGATCCCAAGAAACCAGAATGCGACGACAGACGAGGTTGCCAAAATGGCCTCATCCGAAGAAGAACCAACGAACAGTGAAATtctcatggagattcagaaacACCCCAGCATCGAAGAAGTCCCAATATTCTCCATCCAGAACATAGGTGGTTGGATGGAACCGATCGTCTCATATCTTCAAGACGGGCATCTCCCTCGTGACTCAGTGGAAGCCAGGAAG GCAGACGCCAcggagctcgtcaagaggtgcgataagtgccaGAGGTTTGGGAATGTCCAGAGGCTGCCAGCAGAAAAGATGACGACGATTACCTCCCTGTGGCCATTCACACAATGGGGGATTGATATCGTCGGCCCATTACCCCAAGGAAGAGGACAGGTAAGGTTCCTGCTCGTcgctatcgactacttcactaaatgggtcgaagcagaAGCAATGGCAACAATCACAGAAGCAAGAATCCGTAGCTTCGTGTGGAGAAATATAATTTGTAGGTTCGGGATTCCATGA
- the LOC142635162 gene encoding uncharacterized protein LOC142635162, translating into MCRSFPTTLKGAGRKWFTRLPTSSIDNFEQLNSAFLRHFFGGQRPKRPADHLLTIKQGERETLRSYIKRFTRETLEVDDADDKVQLTTFKVGLKSREFIVSLAKNPPGTMAEMLLKAQKYMNAEDALAAIVDEERPKKEARKEDERRGQKRERPSRRGGDIDKQRDEKAPRPVKFTPLIIPVDKILTQIQGQHYLQWPRPLHSSPNVRDKNKYCRFHKDHGHYTEDCQDLKGQIEELIQKGKFQKYVKKGGIRQVQGGQQEPT; encoded by the coding sequence atgtgtcgttccttccctacTACGTTGAAGGGAGCTGGAAGAAAGTGGTTCACGAGACTGCCCACTTCGTCCATCGACAATTTTGAGCAGTTAAATAGTGCCTTCCTGCGCCATTTTTTTGGGGGGCAACGTCCCAAgagaccagcggatcacctactcactattaagcaaggagaaAGGGAGACCTTGCGGTCGTACATAaaacgcttcactcgagagACCTTAGAGGTGGACGATGCGGACGACAAGGTCCAGCTGACAACATTTAAAGTAGGGCTTAAGTCCAGAGAATTCATCGTCTCACTGGCAAAAAATCCGCCCGGGACAATGGCGGAGATGCTACTGAAAgcccaaaagtacatgaatgctgaggacgcactGGCAGCCATCGTAGACGAGGAAAGGCCGAAGAAGGAAGCaaggaaggaagacgaacgcaggggacaaaagagggaACGCCCAAGCCGTCGAGGAGGTGACATTGACAAACAAAGGGAcgagaaagctccacgaccAGTAAAATTCACACCTCTAATTATACCTGTTGACAAGATTTTGACGCAGATCCAGGGCCAACACTACCTACAATGGCCGAGACCCTTGCATTCGTCACCAAACGTGCGCGACAAAAACAAATACTGCCGGTTCCACAAGGATCATGGccattacacggaggattgccAAGACCTGAAAGGACAGATAGAAGAGTTGATACAAAAAGGAAAGTTTCAGAAGTATGTAAAAAAGGGGGGAATCCGGCAGGTTCAGGGAGGTCAACAAGAGCCAACATGA